From Verrucomicrobiia bacterium, the proteins below share one genomic window:
- a CDS encoding penicillin-binding protein activator LpoB, protein MKKTIFVSTAISALGIALLTGCGTDAHYVNSDSSHLVTTVGDINIQDFANAANAMVQSLNDNYISQDKLRSGAQGQPALLAISRIQNETGEQFDTDLLVKKISVALNRTGKVQTSTTYGIGGPADPIAADMQRQQELNQGVGSRRPDYTLSGKIIEVRDRAGDTRQSSFVFQLSLSSNAGVAVWEDEKTITKQGTRPAVGF, encoded by the coding sequence ATGAAAAAAACCATTTTTGTTTCCACGGCGATTTCCGCGCTGGGCATTGCGTTGCTCACTGGTTGCGGCACCGACGCGCATTACGTCAATTCGGACAGCTCGCATCTGGTGACCACGGTGGGCGACATCAATATCCAGGACTTTGCCAACGCGGCGAATGCGATGGTGCAATCGCTGAACGACAATTACATCAGCCAGGATAAATTGCGCAGTGGCGCGCAGGGCCAACCGGCGCTGCTGGCGATCAGCCGCATCCAAAATGAAACGGGCGAACAGTTCGACACGGACTTGCTGGTGAAAAAAATCAGCGTGGCGCTCAATCGCACGGGGAAGGTGCAGACGTCCACGACTTACGGCATCGGCGGGCCGGCGGACCCGATCGCGGCGGATATGCAGCGGCAGCAGGAGTTGAATCAGGGTGTCGGCAGCCGCCGACCGGATTACACGCTCTCGGGAAAGATCATTGAAGTGCGCGACCGCGCGGGGGATACGCGTCAATCGTCGTTTGTGTTCCAGTTATCGCTTAGCTCGAATGCGGGCGTGGCGGTTTGGGAGGATGAAAAGACGATCACGAAACAAGGGACGCGTCCGGCGGTTGGGTTTTAA
- a CDS encoding YcfL family protein, translating to MKTPLLPFAAAALGAALFATGCTTSVNTVEPAQPSGQRAMLPDKRVTTDPYLDNHVHIIAVNTTDTPAGFLKIQIEVKNLTSDTQTFSYQIEWFDQAGMAMHMPTDTTISRTIEGGETQEIVALAPTITAKDFRVKFLHPVN from the coding sequence ATGAAAACTCCCTTGCTTCCGTTCGCGGCGGCCGCCCTGGGCGCCGCGTTGTTCGCCACCGGCTGCACCACTTCGGTGAACACCGTGGAACCAGCGCAGCCTTCCGGCCAGCGCGCGATGCTGCCGGACAAACGCGTAACGACCGATCCTTACCTGGATAATCACGTGCATATTATCGCCGTGAACACAACCGACACTCCCGCCGGTTTTCTGAAAATTCAAATCGAGGTGAAAAACCTCACCAGCGATACGCAGACGTTCTCGTATCAGATCGAATGGTTCGACCAGGCGGGCATGGCGATGCACATGCCGACGGACACCACCATTTCCCGCACCATTGAAGGCGGTGAAACGCAGGAGATCGTGGCCCTCGCGCCGACGATTACCGCCAAGGATTTTCGCGTGAAATTTTTGCATCCCGTCAATTAA
- a CDS encoding Panacea domain-containing protein codes for MPQIWRGRKSTCASKKPPSFQSISSDKKIAIPCLGWHFCGMNFPVDGKKATQAAARLIEKSGGPIDYLRLVKLAYLADREAIQTRGIPIIGGHYFSMRKGPTISEVMNFVQQRNAPEWKSTISPRHGNEIRLERTPKSDALSESELKILDETVLRHLNRTTDELVEWCHKNCSEYEHTSAYERKPIHVESLLKAAKKSPRQIQKIVREAASLERLEELLA; via the coding sequence ATGCCGCAGATCTGGCGCGGCAGAAAATCTACTTGTGCTTCCAAAAAACCACCGTCGTTTCAATCCATCAGTAGCGACAAAAAAATTGCAATCCCTTGTTTGGGGTGGCACTTTTGCGGCATGAACTTTCCTGTAGATGGGAAAAAGGCGACCCAAGCCGCCGCAAGGCTTATTGAAAAATCCGGAGGCCCGATAGATTATCTTCGTCTCGTGAAATTGGCCTATTTGGCGGACCGGGAAGCGATTCAGACCCGCGGAATCCCCATAATCGGCGGCCATTATTTTTCGATGCGCAAAGGTCCAACCATCAGTGAGGTGATGAATTTTGTTCAACAAAGAAATGCCCCGGAATGGAAAAGCACAATTTCCCCGCGGCATGGCAATGAGATTCGCCTGGAACGAACTCCAAAATCCGACGCTCTTTCCGAGTCGGAATTAAAAATCCTGGACGAAACGGTTTTGCGTCATCTCAACCGGACGACTGACGAATTGGTTGAGTGGTGCCATAAGAATTGTTCCGAATATGAACACACTTCCGCTTACGAACGAAAACCCATTCACGTTGAATCGTTGTTAAAAGCCGCCAAGAAAAGTCCAAGGCAGATTCAAAAAATTGTTCGCGAGGCAGCTTCGTTGGAAAGACTGGAAGAACTTCTTGCCTGA
- the hisF gene encoding imidazole glycerol phosphate synthase subunit HisF → MLARRVIPCLDVHDGQVTRGVQFGKAEVGGLRNVGDPVELAMRYNEQGADEMVFFDITASAQGRASMISVIERTADECFMPLTVGGGIRTVEDMYAMLRAGADKISINSSALATPDLIRAGAEKFGSQCIVVSIDAKKVSPERWEVFSHGGRKATGLEAVDWAKRAVELGAGEIVLNSIDADGTRAGFDLVITRRISQSVGVPVVASGGAGNLDHMADVLLEGHADAVLAASVFHYGTYTVGDVKKFLAQKNIPVRL, encoded by the coding sequence ATGCTCGCTCGACGTGTCATTCCTTGTCTGGACGTCCATGACGGCCAGGTCACCCGCGGCGTCCAATTCGGCAAAGCCGAGGTGGGCGGTCTCCGCAACGTCGGCGATCCCGTCGAACTCGCCATGCGCTACAACGAACAGGGCGCCGACGAAATGGTTTTCTTCGACATCACCGCCAGCGCCCAGGGCCGCGCCTCGATGATCAGCGTCATCGAACGCACCGCCGATGAATGTTTCATGCCGCTCACCGTCGGTGGCGGCATCCGCACCGTCGAGGACATGTATGCCATGCTCCGCGCGGGCGCGGACAAGATCAGCATCAATTCCTCCGCGCTCGCCACCCCCGATTTGATTCGCGCCGGCGCCGAAAAATTCGGCAGCCAATGTATCGTCGTCTCGATTGACGCCAAAAAAGTTTCGCCCGAACGCTGGGAAGTTTTCAGCCACGGCGGACGCAAAGCCACCGGCCTTGAAGCCGTGGATTGGGCGAAACGCGCGGTGGAATTGGGCGCGGGCGAAATCGTTTTGAACAGCATTGATGCCGACGGCACGCGCGCGGGTTTCGATCTCGTCATCACGCGGCGCATCAGCCAATCCGTCGGCGTGCCCGTTGTAGCCAGCGGCGGCGCGGGAAATCTCGATCACATGGCCGACGTGTTGCTCGAAGGCCACGCCGACGCCGTGCTCGCCGCGAGCGTGTTTCATTACGGGACCTACACCGTCGGCGACGTGAAGAAATTCCTAGCGCAAAAAAATATTCCCGTCCGCCTGTAA